A single window of Rhodoligotrophos appendicifer DNA harbors:
- a CDS encoding M3 family oligoendopeptidase produces the protein MDGSKSSESTQFGALPEWNLDDLYSSPESPELAADLDRAAAESRSLAEEYRGKLADGAEGGAFLAKAVRAYEQLCELVGRISSYASLYYVGDTTDPQRAKFYGDTGDRLTEITTDIIFFTLEFNHIPDAVIEDALKDAQLAHYASWIHETRKWLPHQLSDESETLLHEIDQTGPSAWKRLFDETLASLTFEVGGEELRLEPTLNLLSSPDAAKRKAGADALAKTFKANLRLFTLITNTLSKNLEIGNRWRKFQDIADSRHLSNSVEPEVVEALVSSVHEAYPRLSHRYYAMKAKWMGVERLNFWDRNAPLPDQDNRVVAWDEARETVLSAYGEFAPAMADTARQFFDKSWIDAPVRPGKTSGAFAHSTVPSVHPYVLLNYQGKLRDVMTLAHELGHGVHQVLAARQGLLLSQTPLTLAETASVFGEMLTFRKILAETQDPKRRKALLASKVEDMLNTVVRQIAFYTFERRLHAERQQGELTAQRLGEIWMEIQSESLGPAIAFTDDYAAFWTYIPHFIHSPFYVYAYAFGDCLVNSLYALYEEAHEGFVEKYFEMLKAGGSKHHTELLRPFGLDASDPAFWNKGLSMIERLIDELEIADQASSPG, from the coding sequence ATGGACGGCTCGAAATCTTCGGAAAGCACCCAGTTTGGAGCACTGCCAGAGTGGAATCTGGATGATCTCTATTCATCCCCCGAGTCTCCCGAACTAGCGGCCGACCTCGATCGGGCCGCTGCAGAATCGCGGTCACTCGCCGAAGAATATCGCGGCAAGCTTGCCGACGGTGCTGAGGGCGGTGCTTTTCTGGCAAAAGCCGTTCGCGCCTATGAGCAGCTGTGCGAGCTTGTCGGCCGAATCTCCTCCTACGCCTCACTCTACTACGTCGGAGATACGACCGATCCGCAACGGGCCAAATTCTACGGCGATACCGGCGATCGTCTCACCGAGATCACGACCGACATCATCTTCTTTACGCTTGAGTTCAATCACATCCCCGACGCCGTAATTGAAGATGCGTTGAAAGACGCGCAACTGGCCCACTACGCCTCCTGGATTCACGAAACGCGCAAATGGTTGCCGCATCAGCTGAGCGATGAGTCGGAGACCCTGCTGCATGAGATCGACCAGACGGGTCCTTCGGCGTGGAAGCGGCTGTTTGACGAGACCCTGGCGAGCCTCACCTTCGAGGTTGGCGGTGAGGAACTGCGGCTTGAGCCGACCCTGAATCTCCTCTCGAGCCCCGACGCCGCTAAGCGCAAGGCCGGCGCGGATGCTTTGGCGAAGACCTTCAAGGCGAATCTGCGGCTGTTCACGCTGATCACCAACACGCTGTCCAAGAATCTGGAAATCGGCAACCGGTGGCGGAAATTCCAGGATATCGCCGACAGTCGGCATCTCTCCAACAGTGTCGAGCCGGAGGTCGTCGAGGCCCTCGTCTCCTCCGTGCACGAAGCCTATCCCCGTCTGTCGCATCGCTACTATGCGATGAAGGCCAAATGGATGGGCGTCGAGCGCCTGAATTTTTGGGACCGCAATGCGCCGTTGCCGGACCAGGACAACCGTGTCGTCGCCTGGGACGAGGCCCGTGAGACGGTTCTGTCGGCCTATGGGGAATTTGCCCCGGCCATGGCGGACACGGCCCGGCAGTTTTTTGACAAGTCCTGGATCGATGCGCCGGTGCGTCCCGGCAAGACCTCCGGCGCCTTCGCGCATTCGACGGTGCCCAGCGTCCACCCCTATGTCCTGCTGAACTACCAGGGCAAGCTTCGCGATGTCATGACCCTCGCCCATGAACTTGGACATGGGGTCCACCAGGTCCTCGCCGCGCGCCAGGGCCTGTTATTGTCGCAGACGCCGTTGACCCTCGCAGAGACCGCGAGCGTCTTCGGCGAAATGCTGACATTCCGGAAAATCCTGGCGGAAACGCAGGATCCCAAGCGGCGCAAGGCGTTGCTGGCCTCCAAGGTCGAGGACATGCTCAACACGGTGGTCAGGCAGATCGCCTTCTACACCTTCGAGCGCCGGCTTCATGCGGAGCGGCAACAGGGCGAACTGACAGCGCAGCGGCTGGGCGAGATCTGGATGGAGATTCAGTCGGAAAGCCTCGGGCCTGCCATTGCCTTCACGGATGATTATGCGGCCTTCTGGACCTACATCCCGCACTTCATCCACTCACCCTTCTATGTCTACGCTTACGCCTTCGGCGATTGCCTGGTGAATTCGCTCTATGCCCTTTATGAGGAGGCGCATGAGGGGTTCGTTGAAAAATACTTCGAGATGTTGAAGGCGGGTGGATCGAAGCATCACACCGAACTTCTCCGTCCGTTTGGCCTTGATGCTTCCGATCCGGCGTTCTGGAACAAGGGCTTGTCCATGATCGAGAGGCTCATCGACGAGCTCGAGATCGCTGATCAGGCGAGCTCTCCCGGATGA
- a CDS encoding Re/Si-specific NAD(P)(+) transhydrogenase subunit alpha: MKLAVLAEGASGETRVAAVPDSVKALVKKGLDVVIVTGAGAGSFFSDAAYEAAGARIAGSNAEAVQDADIVLAVRRPPPDLVPSLKSGAVVVGQLDPYGAREELDALARQNTIAFAMELMPRITRAQSMDVLSSQANLAGYKAVVDAAAAFGRALPMMMTAAGTVPAARAFIMGAGVAGLQAIATARRLGAVVTATDVRRAAAEQVQSLGAKFVMVEADGEDLETKGGYAKEMSEDYKRRQEALVAEHVKTQDIVITTALIPGRPAPRLITAAMVESMKPGSIIVDLAAERGGNVELAKPGEVVNHNGVTIMGHLNLAGRIAGNASPLYAKNLLNFLDVIVKDGVLAIDWNDDIIKGTALTRDGQLVHPALLS, encoded by the coding sequence ATGAAGCTCGCGGTCCTGGCCGAAGGTGCCTCCGGTGAGACCCGCGTCGCGGCGGTTCCAGACTCCGTAAAGGCGCTCGTGAAGAAGGGGCTGGACGTCGTCATCGTGACCGGCGCCGGAGCAGGGTCCTTTTTTTCCGATGCGGCCTATGAGGCTGCAGGGGCCAGGATTGCCGGCAGCAATGCCGAGGCGGTGCAGGATGCCGACATTGTTCTCGCCGTCCGTCGTCCGCCACCAGACCTCGTTCCCAGTCTCAAATCTGGAGCCGTGGTGGTCGGCCAGCTCGATCCCTATGGCGCTCGCGAGGAACTCGATGCACTCGCGAGGCAGAATACAATAGCCTTCGCCATGGAGCTGATGCCCCGCATCACCCGGGCCCAGTCGATGGACGTGCTGTCGTCCCAGGCGAACCTTGCCGGCTACAAGGCGGTCGTCGATGCCGCCGCAGCCTTCGGTCGGGCGTTGCCGATGATGATGACGGCGGCCGGGACCGTTCCCGCCGCCCGCGCCTTCATCATGGGGGCCGGCGTTGCCGGTCTGCAAGCGATCGCGACCGCGCGCCGGCTGGGTGCGGTGGTCACGGCGACGGACGTGCGTCGCGCTGCGGCCGAGCAGGTGCAGAGCCTGGGTGCGAAATTCGTGATGGTCGAAGCCGACGGCGAGGATTTGGAGACGAAGGGCGGTTACGCCAAGGAGATGAGCGAGGACTACAAGCGCCGGCAGGAGGCGCTCGTGGCCGAACACGTGAAGACTCAGGACATCGTCATCACAACCGCCCTCATTCCTGGCCGCCCGGCACCGCGCCTCATCACGGCCGCCATGGTGGAGAGCATGAAGCCCGGCTCCATCATCGTCGATCTGGCGGCCGAGCGAGGGGGCAACGTCGAGCTGGCGAAACCCGGGGAAGTCGTGAACCACAACGGCGTCACCATCATGGGGCACCTCAATCTTGCCGGCCGCATCGCCGGGAACGCATCACCCCTTTATGCCAAGAACCTGCTGAACTTCCTCGACGTGATCGTCAAGGATGGGGTGCTTGCGATCGATTGGAATGACGACATCATTAAGGGAACGGCGCTCACCCGTGATGGACAGTTGGTCCATCCGGCACTTTTGAGCTGA
- a CDS encoding proton-translocating transhydrogenase family protein has product MEGLTAQQAADAAREAAARALDSADQAQAFADAARLAGGGIEAIGAAVGIDPFVFRLSIFVLAIFVGYFVVWSVTPALHTPLMSVTNAISSVIVVGALIAVAGGAMPTIAEASAASQWLGFGALILASVNIFGGFLVTQRMLAMYRRKG; this is encoded by the coding sequence ATGGAAGGCCTAACCGCCCAACAAGCGGCCGATGCGGCGCGAGAGGCCGCGGCGCGTGCTCTCGATTCGGCCGACCAGGCTCAAGCCTTTGCCGATGCGGCCCGTCTGGCGGGTGGCGGCATCGAGGCCATCGGCGCGGCGGTCGGCATCGATCCCTTCGTGTTTCGCCTGTCCATCTTCGTGCTGGCCATCTTCGTCGGCTATTTCGTGGTCTGGAGCGTCACTCCGGCCCTTCACACCCCACTGATGTCGGTGACCAACGCCATCTCCTCGGTGATCGTGGTGGGGGCCCTGATTGCCGTGGCGGGCGGCGCGATGCCCACCATCGCGGAGGCGAGCGCTGCATCCCAGTGGCTCGGTTTCGGCGCTCTCATCCTGGCCTCCGTGAACATCTTCGGCGGCTTCCTCGTCACCCAGCGGATGCTGGCCATGTATCGCCGCAAGGGTTGA
- a CDS encoding sigma-54-dependent transcriptional regulator has protein sequence MAQAVLVVDDDPVQQRILQEMIRRFGYETFTAQGGREALDFLAGPKGKEVGLIVLDLVMPDIDGMEVLGYLGSHRKDVAVVIQTSHGSIETVVKSMRAGADDFVVKPVNPERLKVSIQNLLKVSALTEEVKRLNAKATGALTFDGLIAASAGMANVSRLGRRAAASNIPILIEGESGVGKEMIARAIQGESDRRGKPFVTVNCGAIPENLVESILFGHEKGAFTGAVQKHPGKFLEANGGTLFLDEVGELPSDIQVKLLRAIQEGEIDPVGARKPVKVNIRLISATNRDMIEMVKRGTFREDLYYRLNVFPIMVPPLRDRLEDIPPLVDHFIVRFAAEEGRKIRGIAPNALAMLQAYSWPGNVRQLENTVFRAIVLCETDRLEIDDFPQIAAQVDGYEPRIPSVPSAATPGKPEIAAAAGQDGGNVPPGQVVGGHVALGISAVTSGGHIRKLEEVEADMIRLAMERYRGQMSEVARKLGIGRSTLYRKVRDLGLEAKM, from the coding sequence ATGGCGCAGGCAGTTTTAGTTGTCGACGACGATCCAGTGCAGCAGCGGATCCTCCAGGAGATGATCCGCAGGTTCGGTTACGAGACTTTCACGGCCCAGGGCGGACGTGAGGCGCTCGATTTTCTCGCCGGACCGAAAGGTAAGGAGGTCGGTCTCATCGTTCTCGATCTTGTGATGCCGGATATCGACGGCATGGAGGTGCTGGGCTATCTCGGATCGCACCGAAAGGATGTCGCGGTCGTCATCCAGACCTCCCACGGGTCGATCGAAACGGTCGTCAAATCGATGCGCGCCGGAGCCGACGACTTCGTGGTCAAGCCGGTCAACCCTGAGCGCCTCAAGGTCTCGATCCAGAACCTGCTGAAGGTCAGCGCGCTGACCGAAGAGGTCAAGCGCCTGAACGCCAAGGCGACCGGCGCCCTCACCTTTGACGGGTTGATCGCCGCCAGCGCGGGGATGGCCAATGTCTCGCGTCTCGGCCGGCGCGCAGCGGCCTCCAACATCCCCATCCTGATCGAGGGCGAGAGCGGGGTCGGCAAGGAGATGATCGCCCGCGCCATCCAGGGAGAAAGCGACCGAAGGGGCAAGCCTTTCGTCACGGTCAATTGCGGTGCCATCCCCGAGAACCTGGTGGAGAGCATCCTGTTCGGTCACGAAAAAGGTGCCTTTACCGGCGCCGTACAGAAGCATCCGGGAAAGTTTCTGGAGGCCAATGGTGGCACATTGTTCCTGGACGAGGTGGGCGAACTTCCCTCGGACATCCAGGTGAAGCTGCTGCGCGCCATTCAGGAGGGCGAGATTGATCCCGTCGGCGCGCGGAAGCCGGTCAAGGTCAACATCCGTCTGATCTCCGCCACCAATCGCGACATGATCGAAATGGTGAAGCGCGGTACGTTCCGGGAAGACCTCTATTACCGACTGAACGTGTTCCCCATCATGGTGCCGCCGCTGCGCGACCGGTTGGAAGACATCCCGCCGTTGGTGGATCACTTTATTGTGCGCTTCGCCGCGGAGGAGGGACGCAAGATTCGAGGCATCGCTCCTAACGCTTTAGCAATGCTCCAGGCTTATTCCTGGCCTGGTAACGTACGCCAGCTTGAGAACACTGTCTTCCGAGCCATCGTGCTTTGCGAGACCGACCGGCTCGAGATCGACGACTTTCCGCAGATCGCTGCGCAAGTCGACGGTTACGAACCGCGGATCCCATCCGTGCCGTCTGCGGCGACCCCGGGGAAACCGGAAATCGCAGCCGCTGCTGGACAGGACGGCGGGAACGTTCCGCCGGGTCAAGTTGTTGGAGGACATGTGGCTCTTGGCATCTCGGCGGTGACCTCTGGTGGTCATATTCGAAAGCTTGAAGAGGTCGAAGCCGACATGATCCGGCTGGCAATGGAACGTTATCGGGGCCAGATGTCAGAAGTGGCTAGAAAGCTTGGAATTGGACGGTCGACACTTTACCGAAAGGTCCGCGATTTGGGCCTTGAGGCGAAAATGTAA
- a CDS encoding NAD(P)(+) transhydrogenase (Re/Si-specific) subunit beta — protein sequence MSVNIVATLYLVSGVLFIMALRGLSHPESSRRGNLYGMVGMAIAIVTTLAYAPPREFGTWAMVIGGIAIGGGIGAVIARRIPMTAMPQLVAGFHSLVGLAAVLVAAAALYAPAAFGIGTHDHVHMASLVEMSLGAAIGAITFTGSIIAFTKLQGLVSGAPVSFPGQHMVNLGLGILLVVLLIAFAATGSHTLFWLLTILALVLGVLIIIPIGGADMPVVISMLNSYSGWAAAGIGFTLGNTALIITGALVGSSGAILSYIMCKGMNRSFFNVILGGFGGETAAAGGAAGGEQRPVKQGSAEDAAFMLKNASKVIIVPGYGMAVAQAQHALREMGDSLKKAGVEVSYAIHPVAGRMPGHMNVLLAEANVPYDEVFELEDINSEFTNADVAFVIGANDVTNPSAKEDPSSPIYGMPVLEVWKAGTVMFVKRSLSSGYAGIDNSLFYRDNTMMLFGDAKKMVEQIVKAM from the coding sequence ATGTCGGTCAACATCGTAGCGACCCTCTACCTCGTCTCCGGCGTGCTGTTCATCATGGCCCTGCGCGGCCTGTCTCACCCGGAAAGCTCACGCCGCGGCAATCTCTACGGCATGGTGGGCATGGCGATTGCCATCGTCACCACGCTGGCCTATGCGCCCCCGCGGGAATTCGGCACCTGGGCCATGGTGATCGGCGGCATCGCCATCGGCGGGGGTATCGGCGCGGTGATCGCGCGCCGCATCCCCATGACGGCCATGCCCCAACTGGTCGCCGGTTTTCATTCGCTGGTCGGTCTTGCGGCTGTTTTGGTCGCCGCTGCGGCTCTCTATGCCCCCGCGGCCTTCGGGATCGGCACCCATGATCACGTCCATATGGCGAGCCTCGTGGAGATGTCATTGGGGGCAGCGATCGGGGCGATCACCTTTACCGGATCGATCATCGCTTTCACGAAGCTGCAGGGACTGGTCTCCGGGGCACCGGTTTCATTCCCTGGCCAGCATATGGTCAATCTGGGCCTCGGCATCCTGCTTGTCGTGCTGCTCATCGCCTTCGCCGCAACCGGAAGCCACACCCTGTTCTGGCTGCTGACCATCCTGGCTCTGGTGCTGGGTGTTCTGATCATCATTCCCATCGGCGGCGCCGACATGCCGGTGGTGATCTCGATGCTGAACTCTTATTCCGGCTGGGCGGCCGCCGGCATCGGCTTCACCCTCGGCAACACGGCCCTCATCATCACCGGCGCCTTGGTGGGATCCTCCGGCGCCATCCTCTCTTACATCATGTGCAAGGGGATGAATCGCTCCTTCTTCAACGTGATCCTCGGTGGTTTCGGTGGGGAGACTGCCGCAGCCGGTGGAGCCGCAGGCGGCGAACAGCGGCCGGTGAAGCAGGGTTCGGCGGAAGATGCAGCCTTCATGCTGAAGAACGCCTCAAAGGTCATCATCGTGCCGGGCTATGGCATGGCGGTCGCCCAGGCTCAGCACGCCTTGCGCGAGATGGGCGACTCCTTGAAGAAGGCCGGCGTCGAGGTCAGCTACGCCATTCACCCTGTGGCGGGCCGGATGCCCGGGCACATGAATGTGCTGCTGGCGGAAGCGAACGTTCCCTATGACGAGGTCTTCGAGCTTGAGGATATCAATTCCGAATTCACGAATGCCGACGTGGCCTTCGTCATCGGTGCCAACGATGTCACCAATCCCTCGGCCAAGGAGGATCCCTCCTCTCCGATCTATGGCATGCCGGTTCTCGAAGTGTGGAAGGCGGGCACGGTGATGTTCGTGAAGCGCTCCCTCTCCTCCGGCTATGCCGGCATCGACAACTCGCTCTTCTATCGGGACAACACGATGATGTTGTTCGGCGACGCCAAGAAAATGGTCGAGCAGATCGTCAAGGCGATGTAA
- a CDS encoding ABC1 kinase family protein has protein sequence MLRYARVGTGVGSVAARLAKVQLFGRGQNNGDNARLFREALGNLRGPLMKVAQLISTIPDALPAEYAAELAQLQSNAPPMGWPFVRRRMAAELGADWQQKFASFDHEAAAAASLGQVHRARTHAGEQVACKLQYPEMQSAVEADLQQLKLIFAIHRRMDPAIDTSEIGQEIAARLREELDYGREARNIAFYGEMLSSISTIRVPKVHAELSTHRLLTMSWLEGRPMLDFKDDSLETRNLLGRHLFNAWWLPFCRFGAIHGDPHLGNYSAMMDEAGKPVGLNLLDYGCIRIFEARFVGGVVDLYHGLLHDDQARIVSAYETWGFRGLSKELIEALNIWARFIYGPLLDDRVRPIAEGVPPGLYGRKEAFTVHRTLKERGPIKVPREFVFMDRAAIGLGSVLIHLQAEMNFFRLFNDAIENFSIAEVEKRQSAALHRAGIIAPK, from the coding sequence ATGCTGCGCTACGCCCGTGTCGGCACGGGCGTAGGCTCGGTGGCCGCACGCCTCGCCAAGGTACAGCTCTTCGGCCGTGGCCAGAACAACGGCGACAATGCGCGCCTCTTTCGAGAGGCTCTGGGAAATCTGCGTGGACCGCTGATGAAGGTGGCCCAGCTGATCTCGACGATTCCGGATGCCTTGCCGGCGGAATATGCAGCCGAGCTTGCCCAGTTGCAGTCGAATGCCCCGCCTATGGGATGGCCCTTCGTCCGCCGCCGCATGGCCGCGGAGTTGGGGGCCGACTGGCAACAAAAATTCGCAAGTTTTGACCATGAGGCGGCGGCCGCGGCCTCTCTGGGCCAGGTCCATCGGGCAAGGACGCATGCGGGCGAACAGGTCGCTTGCAAGCTGCAATATCCGGAGATGCAATCGGCCGTGGAGGCGGATCTTCAGCAGCTCAAGTTGATTTTCGCCATTCATCGTCGGATGGACCCGGCCATCGACACGAGCGAGATCGGCCAAGAGATCGCCGCAAGATTGCGGGAGGAGCTCGACTACGGTCGTGAAGCCCGCAATATCGCCTTCTATGGTGAGATGCTGTCGAGCATCAGCACCATCAGGGTCCCCAAGGTTCACGCGGAATTATCGACCCATCGGCTTCTGACTATGAGCTGGCTCGAGGGCCGGCCGATGCTGGACTTCAAGGATGACAGCCTCGAGACCCGCAATCTTCTGGGGCGGCATCTGTTCAATGCTTGGTGGCTTCCCTTCTGCCGCTTCGGCGCCATCCATGGCGACCCCCATCTGGGAAACTACAGCGCCATGATGGACGAGGCCGGCAAGCCCGTTGGCCTCAATCTCCTGGACTATGGGTGCATCCGCATCTTTGAGGCCCGGTTTGTCGGCGGCGTGGTCGATCTCTATCACGGGCTTCTGCATGATGATCAGGCACGCATCGTGTCGGCCTACGAGACCTGGGGGTTCCGCGGCCTCTCCAAGGAGTTGATCGAGGCGCTGAACATCTGGGCCCGGTTCATTTATGGACCGCTGCTCGACGATCGCGTGCGGCCCATCGCGGAGGGCGTGCCTCCCGGGCTCTATGGCCGCAAGGAAGCCTTCACGGTGCATCGGACGCTGAAGGAGCGTGGGCCGATCAAGGTGCCGAGGGAGTTCGTCTTCATGGATCGCGCTGCCATTGGCCTGGGGTCGGTCCTGATCCATCTCCAGGCGGAAATGAACTTCTTTCGCCTCTTCAATGACGCGATTGAAAACTTCTCCATCGCCGAAGTGGAGAAGCGTCAGTCGGCAGCCCTGCACAGAGCAGGCATAATCGCCCCAAAATAA
- the rpsU gene encoding 30S ribosomal protein S21 has product MQVLVRDNNVEQALKALKKKMQREGVFREMKLRNHYEKPSEKRAREKAEAVRRARKLARKRAQREGLIPMKPKPVR; this is encoded by the coding sequence GTGCAAGTTCTCGTACGTGACAACAACGTCGAACAGGCTCTCAAAGCGCTCAAGAAGAAAATGCAGCGCGAGGGTGTATTCCGTGAGATGAAGCTGCGCAATCATTACGAGAAGCCGTCCGAGAAGCGCGCCCGCGAAAAAGCGGAAGCCGTGCGTCGCGCTCGCAAGCTCGCACGCAAGCGCGCCCAGCGCGAGGGCCTCATCCCGATGAAGCCGAAGCCGGTCCGCTAG